A portion of the Gemmatimonadota bacterium genome contains these proteins:
- a CDS encoding fibronectin type III domain-containing protein: protein MYKKLFICALCSFFVLSASPVLAQHSVARQWNDALLTAISNDKAFPTIQARNLFHTSIAVYDAWAVYGDGPEQTYLLGKTVNGFTVPFTGVPRPDDVEEARHQAMSYAAYRLIEHRFAYSPGARTTFNRIGTLMAQLGYDPNFTSTDYASGNPAALGNYIARQLIQFGLQDGANEQGAYRIRYYTPLNPPLNPSLPGHNGLIDPNFWQPLIVGEYDEFLTPEWGSMMPFALGEEDMTMYQRDGDNYPVFHDPGPPPCIDFQQQNSERAGQRMASEEYQWGFALVALWSSHLDPADGVLWNISPGAIGNAPALPQTLSEYKAFYNFFDGGDASQGHPVNPHTGQPYEDQWVPRADYARVLAEFWADGPDTETPPGHWFSILNYVSDHSLFEKRFKGQGPILDDLEWDVKAYLSLGGAMHDAAVSAWSIKSWYDYVRPISAVRWMADRGQSSDPDLPRYDPAGLPLVDGYIELVKAGDPLAGTYGEHIGKIKLKAWRGPDYVTDTATDIAGVGWILAENWWPYQRSNFVTPPFAGYVSGHSVFSNAAARVLTLLTGDPFFPGGMGEFRIRRNRFLVFEEGPSVDVVLQWATYQDASDQSSLSRLWGGIHPPVDDIPARIIGVQVGEDAFALSEAYFGQPLPWAPDAPVVTGSSAISVTVNWEALPTAIMGYDLRYRQGDILVFTDGPQDVTGTSATITGLRPNTAYVVQVRGSNATGDGDWSPVGIGKTATPSVSLDVDDAEADQSLSSLDVFPGRVFSIQIFGRYFQAIDNFSLRFEYDATQVVYEGFSRGSVSGTSALPGRDFVSIGMTLSKENPVVDGSLMGTIRFRTTETFSGTDIRLMRVSVVGEEYAEVLPVDLNIVLGKATPPSSDFDGNGIVGISDFLLFVEAFGSREGQAHYDAKYDLDGNGEIGVPDFLIFVESFGE from the coding sequence ATGTATAAAAAGCTTTTCATCTGTGCGCTTTGCTCATTTTTCGTGCTATCCGCCTCTCCAGTTCTTGCCCAGCACTCGGTGGCGCGGCAGTGGAACGATGCCCTTTTGACGGCGATTAGCAATGATAAAGCTTTTCCCACAATCCAGGCTCGCAATCTTTTCCACACCAGCATAGCAGTGTACGATGCATGGGCGGTGTATGGCGATGGACCCGAGCAGACTTATCTGCTGGGCAAAACTGTCAATGGTTTTACCGTTCCCTTTACCGGTGTGCCCCGCCCCGATGACGTAGAAGAAGCTCGCCATCAGGCCATGAGCTATGCGGCTTACCGCCTTATAGAACACCGCTTTGCCTATTCACCCGGCGCGAGAACGACGTTCAACCGCATCGGCACGCTTATGGCACAACTGGGATACGATCCGAATTTCACCTCCACAGACTATGCCAGCGGCAACCCCGCGGCTCTGGGCAACTATATCGCCCGGCAATTGATTCAGTTCGGTTTGCAGGACGGTGCCAATGAACAAGGCGCTTACCGCATCCGCTACTACACGCCGCTCAATCCGCCTTTAAACCCATCCCTGCCGGGGCATAACGGTCTTATTGATCCCAATTTCTGGCAGCCTCTCATCGTTGGAGAATACGACGAGTTTCTCACGCCAGAATGGGGTTCCATGATGCCCTTTGCCCTCGGCGAAGAGGACATGACGATGTACCAACGGGATGGTGACAACTATCCGGTTTTCCACGATCCGGGCCCCCCGCCCTGTATAGACTTCCAACAACAAAACAGTGAACGCGCTGGACAGAGAATGGCATCCGAAGAGTATCAATGGGGCTTTGCTCTGGTCGCGCTGTGGTCGTCCCATCTCGACCCGGCTGATGGCGTTCTGTGGAATATTTCGCCCGGTGCTATCGGCAATGCGCCAGCATTGCCCCAGACCTTGAGCGAGTACAAGGCGTTCTACAACTTTTTCGATGGCGGTGATGCCAGCCAGGGCCATCCGGTTAATCCCCATACCGGGCAGCCCTATGAAGACCAGTGGGTGCCGCGTGCCGACTACGCCCGGGTGCTGGCTGAATTTTGGGCTGACGGTCCAGATACCGAGACACCACCGGGCCATTGGTTCAGCATCCTCAACTATGTCAGTGACCATTCGCTTTTTGAGAAGCGTTTCAAGGGACAGGGGCCGATTCTCGACGATCTGGAATGGGATGTGAAGGCATACTTATCCCTGGGGGGTGCCATGCACGATGCCGCAGTGAGTGCGTGGAGTATAAAGTCCTGGTACGATTATGTCCGTCCCATTTCAGCCGTTCGCTGGATGGCTGACCGCGGTCAGAGCAGCGATCCGGACTTACCGCGCTATGACCCGGCTGGTCTGCCGCTTGTGGATGGCTATATCGAGTTGGTCAAAGCTGGCGATCCCCTCGCTGGTACATACGGCGAGCATATTGGCAAAATCAAATTGAAGGCCTGGCGCGGGCCGGATTATGTTACGGATACGGCGACTGATATCGCTGGCGTGGGCTGGATATTGGCAGAGAACTGGTGGCCGTATCAGCGGTCCAATTTTGTGACTCCGCCTTTTGCCGGTTATGTCTCGGGGCATTCGGTCTTCTCCAATGCCGCTGCCAGGGTTTTGACCCTGCTCACCGGCGATCCCTTTTTTCCAGGGGGAATGGGCGAGTTTCGCATCCGGCGCAATCGCTTTCTCGTTTTTGAAGAAGGTCCCAGTGTGGATGTGGTGCTGCAATGGGCTACGTACCAGGACGCCTCGGATCAGAGTTCTCTCTCGCGTCTTTGGGGCGGCATCCATCCACCTGTAGATGATATCCCTGCCCGTATCATCGGCGTCCAGGTTGGCGAGGATGCTTTTGCACTATCTGAAGCGTATTTTGGCCAGCCGCTACCCTGGGCACCTGATGCGCCGGTGGTGACGGGGTCATCGGCGATCAGTGTGACGGTGAATTGGGAGGCGCTTCCCACGGCGATTATGGGCTATGATTTGCGCTACCGACAGGGCGATATTCTGGTCTTTACGGACGGTCCGCAGGATGTGACCGGGACGAGCGCGACTATCACTGGGCTAAGGCCCAATACCGCATACGTGGTACAGGTGCGGGGAAGCAATGCGACAGGCGATGGCGACTGGTCACCCGTGGGTATTGGTAAGACGGCCACGCCGTCCGTTTCTCTGGATGTGGATGATGCTGAAGCGGATCAGTCCCTGTCCTCTCTCGATGTTTTTCCCGGTCGGGTTTTCTCTATCCAGATTTTCGGTAGGTATTTTCAAGCGATAGATAATTTTTCACTGCGCTTTGAATACGATGCGACGCAGGTAGTTTATGAGGGATTTAGCAGGGGTAGTGTATCTGGTACCTCGGCCCTCCCCGGAAGGGATTTTGTGAGTATAGGGATGACGTTGTCGAAAGAAAATCCAGTGGTTGATGGCAGTCTGATGGGCACGATTCGCTTTCGCACTACAGAGACATTTTCAGGCACAGATATACGCCTGATGCGGGTGAGCGTTGTGGGAGAGGAATACGCCGAGGTACTACCCGTGGATCTGAATATTGTCCTGGGCAAGGCTACTCCGCCTTCTTCGGACTTTGACGGCAATGGGATCGTTGGTATCTCTGACTTTTTGCTCTTTGTGGAGGCATTTGGTTCTCGAGAAGGCCAGGCGCATTATGATGCAAAATACGATCTGGATGGCAATGGTGAGATTGGGGTACCCGATTTTCTGATTTTTGTGGAGAGCTTCGGCGAATGA
- a CDS encoding sigma 54-interacting transcriptional regulator gives DMTPETQARMLRLLEEGTFERVGGTQTLKSQTRIMAATNRDLKDMVNEGDFREDLYYRLNAFPMYLPPLRERTEDIPGLAEFFKNRMAAHIGKQIGALIPEVIEVLQTCDWPGNVRELEHTIQRAVIACHGSQIKVSDLGLYGSRREGIALDLEINTIDQDREVVPLEDFERRYILKVLKITDWRVSGPRGAAILLGLPPTTLYSKIKKLRIKRP, from the coding sequence GATATGACCCCGGAAACACAGGCCAGGATGTTGCGCTTGTTGGAAGAGGGTACGTTTGAGCGCGTTGGGGGCACTCAGACGCTGAAGTCGCAGACGCGGATTATGGCAGCGACCAATCGCGACTTGAAGGATATGGTCAATGAAGGTGATTTTCGGGAGGATCTCTATTATCGTCTCAATGCCTTTCCGATGTATTTGCCGCCGTTGCGCGAGCGGACGGAGGATATCCCAGGCCTTGCCGAGTTTTTCAAGAATCGCATGGCAGCGCATATAGGCAAACAAATCGGTGCCTTGATACCAGAGGTTATAGAGGTACTACAAACCTGCGATTGGCCTGGGAATGTGCGGGAACTGGAGCATACGATACAGCGTGCTGTAATTGCGTGTCACGGATCTCAAATTAAAGTGAGTGATCTGGGACTGTATGGTTCTCGACGCGAAGGTATCGCTCTTGACCTTGAGATTAATACTATAGATCAAGACCGAGAAGTCGTGCCTTTGGAGGATTTTGAACGCCGCTATATCCTCAAAGTACTCAAAATCACCGACTGGCGGGTAAGCGGTCCTCGGGGCGCAGCAATTCTGCTGGGATTACCGCCTACTACTCTGTATAGCAAAATCAAAAAACTGCGTATTAAGCGTCCCTAA
- the urtC gene encoding urea ABC transporter permease subunit UrtC has protein sequence MTYYRPIIVFLIFGIAAPVLNAMGLLSDTTLNLWGRYFCFAIAALGIDLIWGYTGILSLCQAFFFCLGGYAIGMHMLLKTGTQGVYGSALPDFMVWNRVEQLPIFWEPFHTFTFAFILALMVPAIIALIFGFLAFRSRLQGVYFAIITQALALGVWLIFLRNETMLGGTNGLTDFKTLLGFELADPASKRGLYVIAFVTLFVSYFLCRFVVKSKLGRVLIAVRDSEHRLRFIGYRVMSYKVFVFVMASMFGALGGLLYVPQTGIITPGRMDVQASIEMVIWVAVGGRGTLIGPIIGAVLVNLLYSFLTGAFPGTWLYFLGFLFIGVVLFFPDGLIGLRSKIKISSLKRFLPIRIPAPVAAESQD, from the coding sequence ATGACCTATTACCGTCCTATCATTGTATTCCTGATTTTTGGCATTGCCGCGCCCGTGCTCAATGCTATGGGGTTGCTTTCTGATACGACATTGAATCTCTGGGGTCGTTATTTTTGTTTTGCGATTGCCGCTCTGGGGATTGATCTGATCTGGGGATATACGGGTATTCTGTCGCTGTGTCAGGCGTTCTTTTTTTGTTTGGGTGGGTACGCGATTGGGATGCACATGCTGCTCAAGACGGGTACGCAAGGGGTTTATGGGAGTGCGTTGCCCGATTTTATGGTGTGGAATCGCGTGGAACAATTGCCGATTTTTTGGGAGCCTTTTCACACTTTTACATTTGCGTTTATTCTGGCGCTTATGGTTCCGGCGATTATTGCGCTTATTTTTGGGTTTCTGGCTTTTCGCAGCCGGCTTCAGGGGGTTTATTTTGCGATTATTACGCAGGCGCTTGCCCTGGGGGTCTGGCTCATTTTTTTGCGGAATGAAACCATGCTCGGCGGTACCAATGGGCTGACGGATTTTAAGACGTTGCTCGGTTTTGAGCTGGCGGATCCGGCGAGCAAACGCGGTCTTTATGTTATTGCTTTTGTCACGCTTTTTGTTTCCTATTTTTTGTGCCGCTTTGTGGTGAAATCCAAGCTTGGTCGCGTGCTTATTGCGGTTCGCGATAGTGAGCATCGGTTGCGTTTTATCGGCTATCGCGTTATGAGCTACAAGGTATTTGTTTTTGTGATGGCCAGTATGTTCGGTGCTCTGGGTGGGTTGCTCTATGTGCCTCAGACCGGGATTATTACACCGGGCCGGATGGATGTGCAGGCTTCTATTGAGATGGTGATATGGGTTGCTGTTGGCGGGCGGGGGACTTTGATTGGACCGATTATTGGCGCGGTGCTTGTGAATCTTCTCTACAGTTTTTTGACGGGTGCGTTCCCCGGCACCTGGCTCTATTTTTTGGGATTTCTTTTTATCGGTGTTGTGCTCTTTTTTCCCGATGGTCTCATTGGTCTGCGGTCTAAGATAAAGATAAGTAGTTTGAAGCGATTCTTGCCCATACGCATCCCAGCACCTGTAGCCGCTGAAAGCCAGGATTGA
- a CDS encoding outer membrane beta-barrel protein: MKKLLLLLALLAFSATSSFAQIKITDNLTVTGFFDMSSTYDTATKSNSLSFDQFEVDFIYNYGHGLSAQADINSLSGGSVDLEQAFVTYKAPNGVSITGGKFLSCSGWETAEPTGLYQYSYSATLVYGGYQNGAAVGFGNGKVGFFGSVVSSVWDGTDTSFDDLGFEAQVAFTPVEAFTAKVAYLWEDMGGFEQSLVNAWGMYATGPVTLAAEYNYLANWGESGNSGYGWILMGNMALSDKVGATVRYSGLDTDADGKFTEITFSPSYTITDNWGVLAELRRDIDSEVTLFAFESIFTF; encoded by the coding sequence ATGAAAAAACTGTTGCTGCTTCTCGCGCTGCTGGCTTTTTCCGCCACTTCGTCATTCGCTCAGATCAAAATTACAGATAACCTCACGGTTACGGGATTTTTTGATATGTCGTCAACGTATGATACGGCAACCAAATCCAATAGTCTGTCTTTTGATCAGTTTGAAGTTGACTTTATTTACAATTATGGACACGGGCTGTCAGCCCAGGCCGATATCAATAGCCTCAGTGGTGGCTCTGTTGATCTCGAGCAGGCTTTTGTGACTTACAAAGCGCCGAATGGCGTTAGCATTACGGGCGGTAAATTTTTGAGTTGTTCGGGTTGGGAGACTGCAGAACCCACAGGTTTGTATCAGTACTCTTATTCCGCGACGCTTGTTTATGGTGGTTATCAAAATGGCGCTGCTGTGGGTTTTGGCAATGGCAAAGTCGGCTTTTTTGGCTCTGTTGTCTCCAGCGTGTGGGATGGGACCGATACCAGTTTTGACGATCTGGGTTTTGAAGCACAGGTTGCTTTTACACCTGTTGAAGCATTTACGGCGAAGGTCGCGTATCTCTGGGAAGATATGGGTGGTTTTGAACAGTCGCTCGTCAATGCCTGGGGAATGTATGCCACGGGTCCCGTGACACTGGCTGCGGAATACAACTATCTGGCGAACTGGGGGGAAAGTGGCAATAGTGGCTATGGCTGGATTTTAATGGGTAATATGGCTTTGTCCGACAAGGTCGGTGCGACTGTGCGCTATAGCGGTCTGGATACAGATGCCGATGGAAAGTTTACGGAGATTACCTTTAGTCCCAGTTATACGATTACCGATAACTGGGGTGTGTTGGCCGAATTGCGCCGCGATATTGATTCCGAAGTAACCCTGTTTGCTTTTGAATCTATTTTTACGTTTTAA
- the urtB gene encoding urea ABC transporter permease subunit UrtB, whose protein sequence is MKIKRHNFLRSICALVFILGASSVHAQMDHQLQLGRIVSNNRDSITTAVRAISDAKDVAYYALMVALFNGELYLKNNELVIIGEMQEDDYGDTFAPLYTAYPKRHPILDDEGKPLIAPLIDLEEIDSNRRIRSFIQPYLTQMEIFHPDPGKRRIAVETLGNRGDLGAVPMLREALEKETDSSIQSLIRVALGKLELTHPSPEVRLNAAKALGELNNTFVLSFLRARVEPDASGNIAESDPSVQSEIRNAIQGLETFNQIMVVIQTAFVGLSLGSILILIALGLAVIYGQIGIINMAHGEFMMVGAYFTFIVQNICMIVLPAAYIDLFFLLSLPVAFLAAGSMGLLVESLVIRRLYNRPLESLLATWGIGLILVQLARTIFGDLTAVKLPQILSGGFELAPQVMLPYNRIFIIGLTAVILVGLVAFFFKTRFGLRLRAVTQNREMSACMGVPTRRVDAIAFFIGTGIAGIAGWAMTLIGNVVPNMGQTYIVDAFLVVVVGGVGKILGTIVAGLGIGVSNKVIEPFAEAVYAKVLILGLIILFLQLRPTGIFPAKGRDE, encoded by the coding sequence ATGAAAATAAAACGCCACAATTTTTTGCGCTCTATCTGCGCGCTGGTTTTCATTCTGGGCGCATCTTCCGTCCATGCACAGATGGATCACCAGTTGCAACTCGGGCGCATTGTTAGCAATAACCGCGATAGTATCACAACGGCTGTCAGGGCTATTTCAGATGCAAAAGATGTCGCTTATTATGCCCTGATGGTCGCGCTTTTCAATGGTGAACTCTATCTGAAGAATAATGAGCTCGTCATTATCGGCGAAATGCAAGAAGACGATTATGGCGATACCTTCGCCCCGCTCTACACCGCCTATCCCAAACGCCATCCCATTTTGGACGACGAGGGCAAGCCCCTTATCGCTCCGCTGATCGATCTCGAAGAGATTGATAGCAACCGTCGCATCCGCTCGTTTATCCAACCCTATCTCACGCAGATGGAAATTTTTCATCCAGATCCCGGCAAGCGCCGCATTGCTGTAGAAACGCTGGGCAATCGCGGTGATCTGGGCGCGGTCCCCATGTTGCGAGAGGCTCTGGAAAAAGAGACGGATAGCAGTATTCAAAGTCTGATCCGCGTTGCTCTGGGCAAGCTCGAACTCACACATCCCAGTCCCGAAGTTCGTCTCAATGCGGCTAAAGCGCTGGGTGAACTCAATAATACATTCGTCCTTTCTTTTTTGCGCGCGCGTGTTGAACCCGATGCCAGTGGCAATATTGCCGAGTCAGATCCCTCGGTTCAAAGCGAGATACGAAATGCGATTCAGGGGTTGGAGACATTTAACCAGATTATGGTGGTGATCCAGACGGCTTTTGTTGGTCTCAGTCTGGGGTCTATTTTGATTCTGATTGCGCTTGGTTTGGCGGTTATTTATGGGCAGATCGGTATTATCAATATGGCGCACGGCGAGTTTATGATGGTTGGGGCTTATTTTACGTTTATTGTTCAGAATATTTGTATGATTGTCCTGCCCGCTGCGTATATCGATCTGTTTTTTTTGTTGTCTTTGCCGGTTGCATTTCTCGCGGCTGGCAGTATGGGTTTGCTTGTGGAGTCTCTGGTTATTCGCCGTCTTTACAATCGCCCGCTCGAGAGTTTGCTGGCTACATGGGGGATTGGTCTTATTCTGGTGCAACTCGCGCGTACGATTTTTGGCGATCTCACGGCTGTCAAGCTGCCCCAGATTCTCAGTGGTGGTTTTGAATTGGCACCGCAGGTTATGCTGCCGTATAACCGGATCTTTATCATAGGTCTCACGGCTGTTATTCTGGTTGGTCTGGTCGCGTTTTTCTTTAAGACCCGGTTTGGCCTTCGGTTGCGCGCGGTTACACAAAATCGCGAGATGAGTGCTTGTATGGGTGTTCCCACCCGTCGCGTTGATGCGATTGCGTTTTTTATCGGTACGGGTATCGCGGGTATCGCGGGATGGGCTATGACGCTTATTGGCAATGTCGTGCCGAATATGGGGCAGACGTATATTGTCGATGCTTTTCTCGTGGTTGTCGTTGGCGGTGTTGGAAAAATTTTGGGGACTATTGTGGCGGGTCTCGGTATTGGCGTTTCCAATAAGGTTATTGAACCTTTCGCCGAGGCCGTTTATGCCAAGGTTCTCATTTTGGGTCTTATTATCCTCTTTTTACAGTTGCGTCCCACAGGTATCTTTCCCGCGAAGGGGAGAGACGAGTGA
- a CDS encoding MoaD/ThiS family protein: protein MTVTVHIPLPLQKLTNNQATVEVADVTSVEELIDSLENDYAGIKDKLFENGEIRGYINIFVNDEDIRFMKDEGVRLKDGDRVNIVPSIAGGI, encoded by the coding sequence ATGACAGTAACCGTACATATACCTCTCCCACTTCAGAAGCTGACGAACAACCAGGCCACAGTAGAGGTCGCCGATGTAACCTCCGTAGAAGAGCTTATCGACAGCCTCGAAAACGACTACGCTGGTATCAAGGACAAGCTGTTCGAGAATGGAGAGATTCGGGGATATATCAACATCTTCGTCAATGACGAGGATATCCGATTCATGAAAGACGAAGGGGTCCGTCTAAAAGACGGCGATAGAGTGAACATCGTGCCATCCATAGCAGGGGGTATATAG
- a CDS encoding phosphoribosyltransferase, with amino-acid sequence MSVFPSIFHNLLRYDTLTFSDGVSAAFTVGYRFEDRPEDMWSTRFTKFKFDPDDASTEGGARLMAHAAGILVQGLGLDPIRTVFAPALRSSEKIADIEGLLAMLARRCAGACRYEPGLLQKEVHLPTGRGGLYPEFRSLLVEHAGYRSASVDADTVFIVDDFVATGKTLSLAATAILERNPDVTVYGLALAKPEWHKLILDWHDVDISNDHIPAHWSSIWSATP; translated from the coding sequence ATGTCCGTTTTTCCCAGCATTTTCCACAACCTGCTTCGATACGATACGCTGACGTTTAGCGACGGTGTGTCGGCTGCTTTCACTGTGGGATACCGCTTCGAAGATCGACCCGAGGACATGTGGAGCACCCGGTTTACGAAGTTCAAATTCGATCCTGACGATGCCTCGACCGAAGGCGGAGCAAGGCTTATGGCGCACGCTGCAGGTATTCTTGTTCAGGGCCTGGGGCTGGACCCCATCAGGACGGTTTTCGCTCCCGCTCTGCGCTCCTCAGAGAAAATCGCGGATATAGAGGGATTGCTGGCGATGCTTGCGCGTCGCTGCGCTGGCGCATGCAGGTACGAGCCGGGGCTGTTACAGAAGGAAGTCCATCTGCCCACGGGGAGAGGAGGACTGTATCCTGAATTTCGTTCCTTGCTGGTGGAGCATGCCGGCTACCGTTCCGCTTCTGTGGATGCCGATACGGTCTTCATCGTAGATGACTTTGTGGCTACGGGAAAGACGCTGTCTCTGGCCGCTACTGCGATTCTGGAGCGCAACCCGGACGTGACCGTGTACGGATTGGCTCTGGCGAAACCAGAGTGGCACAAGCTGATCCTCGATTGGCATGACGTGGACATCAGCAACGACCATATACCCGCTCATTGGTCATCCATATGGTCAGCAACGCCCTGA
- a CDS encoding HAD family hydrolase, whose translation MSTAVLFDLDDTLIDLQYSRRHGLRAVQEILPDLKQVSLGELELAHDEELNATYPRILDDSLSAEEAGRVHIRGICRRYDIEASRVAEAADAYAQAQQSNPRLVPGVEELFDALRGWAKIGVVTNGCPLQRYKLELFDLFPLDALAISEEVGAVKPDPAIFHYALAELGVQKATMIGDSWENDVLGAIGCGMSAIWLNRYRRICPDPSLAVEINGFEPVESVLHTLRKLSCTL comes from the coding sequence ATGAGCACTGCCGTTCTGTTCGATCTCGATGACACGCTGATCGACCTCCAATACTCTCGCCGCCATGGGCTGCGCGCCGTTCAGGAGATACTGCCTGATCTGAAGCAGGTTTCGCTGGGAGAATTGGAACTCGCCCATGACGAGGAGTTGAACGCTACCTACCCCCGCATTCTCGATGACAGCCTATCGGCTGAGGAAGCGGGCCGTGTACACATACGCGGCATTTGCAGGCGCTACGACATAGAAGCAAGCAGGGTGGCCGAGGCAGCAGATGCTTACGCGCAAGCGCAGCAATCCAATCCGAGGCTTGTTCCGGGGGTCGAGGAATTGTTCGACGCCCTGCGGGGATGGGCAAAGATCGGTGTCGTCACCAACGGCTGTCCACTTCAGCGATACAAACTGGAGCTATTCGACCTTTTTCCCCTCGACGCCCTGGCGATATCGGAGGAGGTAGGGGCAGTAAAGCCGGACCCGGCGATCTTCCACTACGCTCTTGCTGAACTCGGAGTGCAGAAAGCGACGATGATAGGGGATTCATGGGAGAATGACGTTCTGGGAGCCATTGGATGCGGTATGTCTGCAATCTGGCTCAATCGCTACCGGCGAATCTGTCCCGATCCTTCTCTTGCCGTCGAGATCAACGGGTTCGAGCCCGTCGAAAGTGTCCTGCACACGCTGAGGAAATTATCCTGCACGCTCTAA
- the urtA gene encoding urea ABC transporter substrate-binding protein: MKKFLNILFAAALLCTTGLSAQAEETVKLGVLHSLSGTMAISEVSLRDVVLMAVGEINASGGVLGKKIEPVVVDPASDWDLFAEKAKMLLREENVAVTFGCWTSVSRKSVLPVFEESNGLLFYPVQYEGEECSRNIIYTGATPNQQLIPAAEYLMSEEGGSYKKFYLLGTDYVFPRTANKILRAFLLHKGVPEENIVEEYTPFHHQDYQTIVQKIKRFAANGDAAVLSTINGDSNVPFYKEFANQGLTSAMCPIMAFSVAEDELRSMDTEFLVGHLAAWNYFQSISSADNRAFVKKFKDYCAANGLPGGAKRVTDDPIVWSYVGVYLWKAAVEKAGSFDVDAVRPALYSLKFDGPGGTVMMDPVNHHLHKPVLIGEIRKNGQFKIVYETDGLVAPDPWDDITSADKDCDHVKYMGTYMLGQ, translated from the coding sequence ATGAAAAAGTTTTTGAATATTTTGTTTGCCGCTGCACTGCTGTGCACTACAGGTCTTTCTGCTCAGGCAGAAGAAACAGTTAAACTCGGCGTGTTGCACTCTCTGAGCGGGACTATGGCTATCTCTGAGGTTTCACTGCGGGATGTCGTGCTTATGGCTGTTGGAGAGATCAATGCCAGTGGCGGCGTGCTGGGGAAGAAGATTGAACCCGTGGTTGTCGATCCGGCATCGGATTGGGATCTGTTTGCCGAGAAAGCCAAAATGCTGCTTCGGGAAGAGAATGTCGCTGTGACTTTTGGTTGCTGGACTTCGGTTTCGCGCAAGTCTGTTTTGCCGGTTTTTGAAGAGAGCAATGGTTTGCTCTTTTATCCGGTTCAATACGAAGGGGAGGAGTGTTCTCGCAATATTATTTATACCGGTGCTACGCCCAACCAGCAGTTGATTCCCGCTGCTGAATATCTGATGAGTGAAGAAGGGGGTAGTTATAAGAAGTTTTATCTGTTGGGTACGGACTATGTTTTCCCGCGTACTGCGAATAAGATTCTTCGCGCTTTCTTGCTGCACAAGGGTGTGCCCGAAGAGAATATCGTTGAAGAATATACGCCTTTTCACCATCAGGACTATCAGACCATAGTTCAGAAGATCAAGCGCTTTGCCGCCAATGGCGATGCGGCTGTTTTATCTACTATTAATGGCGATTCCAATGTTCCGTTCTACAAGGAATTTGCCAATCAGGGGCTCACATCGGCGATGTGCCCGATTATGGCGTTTTCTGTTGCTGAAGATGAGTTGCGTTCGATGGATACGGAGTTTCTCGTCGGTCATCTGGCTGCCTGGAATTACTTCCAATCTATTTCCTCTGCGGACAATCGCGCATTTGTGAAGAAGTTTAAGGATTATTGCGCGGCAAATGGGTTGCCCGGTGGTGCCAAACGCGTTACTGACGATCCCATTGTGTGGTCTTATGTGGGGGTTTATCTGTGGAAAGCCGCAGTAGAAAAAGCCGGTTCTTTTGATGTTGATGCCGTGCGTCCCGCGCTTTACAGCCTCAAGTTTGACGGTCCGGGGGGTACGGTGATGATGGATCCGGTGAATCACCATTTGCACAAGCCCGTGCTGATTGGCGAGATCCGCAAGAACGGTCAATTCAAGATTGTATATGAGACCGATGGCCTCGTCGCTCCCGATCCCTGGGACGATATCACGAGTGCGGACAAAGATTGCGATCATGTCAAGTACATGGGAACCTATATGCTCGGTCAGTAA